From the Sphingobacteruim zhuxiongii genome, the window AAAGATAGTGATTCTTCCACTTCCTCCACATCCTGTGTGTCGTAAGTTAAATAATCATTATTATTACTATTTGGTTGGGTTGGATTATGAATCGTCAGTGTCGCTGGCTGTGCTATTGCATAATCATCGCTAACAACGTTCGAGTTTGCAGGACGAACTTCCTGATATAACTGGTTAATATAAGGGGAGTTCTGCTCGATAGTGCCTGGATTAAATCCATTCTGGATCAATTCAACGACTAATTTCTTTAAATCAACCATGTCCTTTCGCATATCGAAAAGCACCTTATACAATAAATCTCTTTCAGAAAAGTTTTCCTTATTTGCCTCCTTAACTGGCATTGGCAAAGTTGTTTGAGATTCAACCGGAATATAATTACTCAATATTGGCGCATTAACAATACGTTCCTTTTCAAGAACCGCAATTTGCTCAGCAATATTCTTTAGTTGGCGAACATTTCCTGGCCAAGAATAATTTGTCAATAATTCCTGCGCATCTGGAGTTAACTGAATACCAGGTGTTCTGTATTTATCCGCAAAATCGACAACAAATTTGCGAAATAATAGATAGATATCTTCTTTACGCTCACGAAGCGATGGAATTCGCAATGGAACAGTGTTCAAGCGATAGTACAAATCTTCACGAAACTTCCCCCTTTTTACGGCTTCATAGACATCGACATTCGTTGCAGCAACCACACGAACATTAGTCTTTTGTACTTTCGAAGATCCGACACGAATATATTCTCCACTTTCTAAGACGCGAAGTAATCGAGCTTGGGTTCCTAATGGCAACTCTCCTACTTCATCTAAAAAAATAGTACCTCCATCAACTACCTCAAAATATCCTTTACGAGATTCATGTGCTCCAGTAAAAGACCCTTTCTCGTGACCAAATAACTCAGAATCAATAGTTCCTTCAGGTATTGCCCCACAGTTCACCGCTATGAATGGTCCATGCTTACGACCACTTAACTGATGAATAATATGTGAAAAAACCTCTTTTCCAGATCCACTCTCTCCTTGAATCAAAACCGATATATCGGTAGGTGCTACTTGGCGCGCAATATCAATCGCACGATTCAATAAAGGGGAATTTCCAATAATCCCAAACCTATTCTTGATATCCTGATGATCCATTTAAATCTTTATTTTTTGAAATAAATATTAGTCTACGATCTTTCCAATTAATGTTGCTGAAGTACAGCTCACGCCCAGTACATTAACGTAATCTCCCACCTTATAGCGTTCATCTACTGGAAAAACAGCCATTGTATTTTGATCATTTCTACCACAAAAATCTTTATCGGAACGTTTCGAAAAGCCTTCAATCAAAACACGATGCACTTTTCCAACGAAATTCTCAACACGATACAAGCTGTGCTCTCGTTGTAGATCAACAACCTCAGTTAATCGACGTTTTTTAACGTCTTCCGGGATGTCGTCAGCGTAACGCTTTGCAGCCAATGTACCTGGACGCTCAGAATAAGCAAACATATACGCGAAGTCATACTTCACATATTCCATCATTGATAACGTTTCTTTATGCTCTTCCTCTGTTTCTGTACAGAATCCGGTAATCACATCCGTAGAGATGCCGCAAGTAGGAATAATGCGACGAATAGCATCAACTCTTTCCATGTACCATTCTCTATCGTATGTTCTGTTCAT encodes:
- a CDS encoding sigma-54 interaction domain-containing protein, producing MDHQDIKNRFGIIGNSPLLNRAIDIARQVAPTDISVLIQGESGSGKEVFSHIIHQLSGRKHGPFIAVNCGAIPEGTIDSELFGHEKGSFTGAHESRKGYFEVVDGGTIFLDEVGELPLGTQARLLRVLESGEYIRVGSSKVQKTNVRVVAATNVDVYEAVKRGKFREDLYYRLNTVPLRIPSLRERKEDIYLLFRKFVVDFADKYRTPGIQLTPDAQELLTNYSWPGNVRQLKNIAEQIAVLEKERIVNAPILSNYIPVESQTTLPMPVKEANKENFSERDLLYKVLFDMRKDMVDLKKLVVELIQNGFNPGTIEQNSPYINQLYQEVRPANSNVVSDDYAIAQPATLTIHNPTQPNSNNNDYLTYDTQDVEEVEESLSLVDKESDLIKKALRKHKGKRKAAAQELGISERTLYRKIKDLNLD